ATGCGGTCGGGGACGAGGTCATCGGCTATGTGCGCAAGGACGAGGTGCAGCACGGAACCTACGCAGAGTTGGTTGCCGCGCCGGTCAGGACGCTGGCGCACAAGCCCGCCTCGCTCAGCTGGCAGCAGGCCGCCGGGCTTCCGCTCGCCGGGCTGACGGCCTATCAGTCGCTCAAGCGGGTCGGTGTGCGGGCGGGCGAGACGGTCCTGGTGCATGCCGCCGCTGGGGGTGTCGGCTCCCTCGCCGTCCAGATCGCGGTGGCGCAGGGCGCCCGTGTCATCGGCACGGCGAGCGAGCGCAACCACGACTTCCTGCGCTCCCTGGGCGCCGAGCCGGTCACCTACGGTGACGGCCTCGCCGACCGGGTGCGGGCCCTGGCGCCCCAAGGCGTCGACGCGGCCGTGGACTTCGTCGGCGGTGGCGTCGTGGAGGTCTCGCAGGAACTTCTCAAGGACCGCAGCCGGGTGGCGTCGATCGCCGACGGCGAGGTCAAGGACAAGGGCGGCCACATGGTGTGGGTGCGCCCGGACACCGCCGATCTGACCGCGCTCGGCGCACTCGCGGACGCGGGGAAGCTGAGCGTGCCGGTCGAGGCGATCCTCCCGCTGTCCGAGGCCGCCGAGGCGTTCCGGCGGAGCATGGCCGGGCGGGCCCGCGGCAAGATCGTCCTTGAGGTGTCCTGACCACGTCCGGTGCGGGCCGCCGCCGCCGGACGGAGGCGGCGGCGGCCCGCACCGCTGTGATGACGGCACCTCAGGGCCGTGACGGAGGGCGTGGTGGACGCGGTCAGTCGCCGCTGACCTCTCCGACGGCAAAGCGGCGGGCCTCGCGCCGGCCTGCGTAACGCTCCTTGCGCTTGCGCTGCCTGGCCATCTGCTGGCGCTCCTTGACGCAGCCGCGCACACTGCACCCCGAACAGCAGGTGCGGCGGAACAGCAGCGTGCCGGGGTGCTCCCACCGGCAGCGGGTGTCCGGGGCCTCTCCCGTCCCCGTCGGGGCCGGCGGCAGGTCACAGGCACCGTAGCGGTGATCGTGGACCGGCCGGGGATCGTGCTCCGCGTAGCGCACCCACACCGGCTTCGTCCTGTCCGTACGGGACATCTCGTTCCTTCCGGAACCGCCGCCCGGGCTCCGGACCTTCCGGGCGGGCGGCTGGGTTCGCCACTTCACGGCGACACGCTCCTTCCTTCGTCCGCGGCACCGGTCGGGCGCCTGCGAGCACCATCC
This portion of the Streptomyces sp. 2114.4 genome encodes:
- a CDS encoding NADP-dependent oxidoreductase, coding for MKAIIAKSYGGPEVLEYADRPDPKVGPDSFLIRVKAAGVNPVDWKIVAGYLDPMMDGHFPLTPGWDVAGVVEAVGADATEYAVGDEVIGYVRKDEVQHGTYAELVAAPVRTLAHKPASLSWQQAAGLPLAGLTAYQSLKRVGVRAGETVLVHAAAGGVGSLAVQIAVAQGARVIGTASERNHDFLRSLGAEPVTYGDGLADRVRALAPQGVDAAVDFVGGGVVEVSQELLKDRSRVASIADGEVKDKGGHMVWVRPDTADLTALGALADAGKLSVPVEAILPLSEAAEAFRRSMAGRARGKIVLEVS